CCCAGCCTATCCCAGCCTGACCGCTATTGTGTAACTTTGTTCGACTTTGTTCGTTCTTGAATGAATAGGCCTCTCCTCATTTTCGAGTTATCCACAGGGCACTTGTACCCCCTTCACGACATCGACGACTCCCCCTTACTCTCAGATGAACCGGTTGAGTGACACGTGCTCACCGCCGCGCACCGAGTGACGAGGAGAACCGTCATGTCTATGCCGCCCACTGTCGGGCCGAATGTCGCCCTGGTCCTACAGCGACTGGACCTCATCGAGAGGAAGATCGACTGGCTCGCGGAGCGCGTCACCTGGCTGACCTACTCCTCCGCCACCCCAATGCAGGAGAGCAGCGACTCCCCCGCCACGACGAGGAGCAGCAGCCCAGCTGTCGCCTCGAACATCGCCGCCGACGGCGCTGACGAGCACCACGCCGGCTCCTCACCCACCAGCGCCACCTCACATCCGGAAACGACTCCGCCCGCGATTTCCCCGCAGACGAGGTCCGCCTCGGAGCACTCCTGGCAGCGTCTCAACGAGTCCCCTGTTCAGGCCCCGGTCGATGAGGCCCTCCCTGCGGACCAGGACACCTACCCCACGAAGCCCCCGACCTCGGACACCCCCCGAGCCTCCCAGCTTGAGATGCCCCGAGCCCAGCTCTACCAGGCCCCCGCCCCCGTGGATCCCGCGCGATCCTTCGCGGCCCAGGCGAGTTCGACTCCAGTGCAGCATGCACCCGCGGCGGACAGCACCCCACATATGCAGGGGGCCAGTCAGGTGGGACCTGGCGAGTTCGTTCAGGCACACGGCGCTGAGGCCGAGGCGGTCCCCGGCTGGGCCCAGCGGGCAATGCAGGAGGGCAACCTCGGACGCTATCTGCTCTCCGGTGCCGCAGCGGTGCTCGTCCTGTCGGCCGGGGTCAGTCTGCTGGCTCTCGTCTGGGACTACATTCCCAACCCGGTCAAGATCCTGGGACTGGCACTCATCGCGGTCACAATGACGGCCTGCGGGGCACGCCTGGGGGTCAGTCATCCCCGTCATCGTGTTGCCGCGGCGACGATCACGGGAACCGGTGGGGGACTCGGTTTCGTCGCCATCGTGGGAGCCGTTCTTCTCGGTGGAATGCTCAGCCCAGAGCCCGCCCTGGCCCTGATGGCTTGCTGGGGCCTCGTGCTCCTGGCCGTGTCACACATGACGCGGGTGCTGTTCACCGCGGTCGTCTCCACCCTCGGCGCCCTGGTGACCATCGGGTTCGCAGTCAGTCACGTGGCGCGTCAGCCTCAGGCCGCACTCATCACGTGGCTGATGATCGGTATCTACGTCACGGTGCTGGCACTGACCTGCGTGGTCCTGTCCCGTCACACGGAGCGGATGAGGCTGGCCGCCTGGTATCCGGTGACATCGATGGTGGCAACGGCGACAGCCCTCATCGCCGCACCGATCCGGTCGATGCTGCGCGTCTCCACCATCGGCGGCACCAGCGTCATTCTCATCCTATGCGTGCTGCTGGTGTCTCAGACGATGCTCGCGAGCACGCGGCTGTGGAGCATCGGGATCAAGACCTCGGGC
This region of Actinomyces oris genomic DNA includes:
- a CDS encoding DUF2339 domain-containing protein, whose translation is MSMPPTVGPNVALVLQRLDLIERKIDWLAERVTWLTYSSATPMQESSDSPATTRSSSPAVASNIAADGADEHHAGSSPTSATSHPETTPPAISPQTRSASEHSWQRLNESPVQAPVDEALPADQDTYPTKPPTSDTPRASQLEMPRAQLYQAPAPVDPARSFAAQASSTPVQHAPAADSTPHMQGASQVGPGEFVQAHGAEAEAVPGWAQRAMQEGNLGRYLLSGAAAVLVLSAGVSLLALVWDYIPNPVKILGLALIAVTMTACGARLGVSHPRHRVAAATITGTGGGLGFVAIVGAVLLGGMLSPEPALALMACWGLVLLAVSHMTRVLFTAVVSTLGALVTIGFAVSHVARQPQAALITWLMIGIYVTVLALTCVVLSRHTERMRLAAWYPVTSMVATATALIAAPIRSMLRVSTIGGTSVILILCVLLVSQTMLASTRLWSIGIKTSGWDWGPTAVVLMLEFGNLMTEQTSLHLAHSVVVITFLLELLLLAAAALATLPPCCPTDWRSTMALGHEVAFFPLALIGMTIIGDPRVHLFVVVAALLCLLPAILNARAEPAPILALLGTVPILMAPGSVHSRGDVWSLIISVVISVLMVVVAEGLGDRVTHSSPPPASYAALSHVQARALALRAALATVAFNIAVVVPFLGSGLVEGFRGPWAGLRMVPGLVTIALIALGAVSSGATPLRVLSGQCRGARYRVGPHGEALPDPTGRQTGAPAPSWIISGMVAVLALMTLSWAEATSKTIWTLLLVAVALGLGASATWLLLPWRRSAEVCLSLAIGNSLLMWFSVMVATEIGPGSVLMSVLVLLTGGACIVLGFRTRLTILRHYGLTLVLLSVLKLAVVDVASQNSIIRVISLAAAGVVCFVLSLLYNRFAQEQRRESNQAPMGPGSI